The proteins below are encoded in one region of Flavobacterium sp. IMCC34852:
- a CDS encoding Maf-like protein, translating into MLSSFDKNYKIILASGSPRRQQFLKELAVDFEIRLKEIDEIYPENLQGVEITNFLAILKANAFEGEIAENEILITSDTIVWFENKALGKPKDYDDAFQMLKSMSGKTHEVITSVCFKTIHKTETVFEVTKVTFNKLSDEAIQYYLDHYKPFDKAGAYGIQEWIGLVGIAKIEGSYTNVVGLPTDKVYAYLTNL; encoded by the coding sequence ATGCTTAGTTCTTTTGATAAAAACTACAAAATCATCTTAGCTTCCGGTTCGCCGAGAAGACAGCAGTTTTTAAAAGAGTTAGCGGTCGATTTTGAAATCAGACTAAAAGAAATAGATGAAATTTATCCCGAAAACCTTCAGGGCGTAGAAATTACCAATTTTCTGGCTATCCTAAAAGCCAATGCTTTTGAAGGAGAAATAGCCGAGAATGAAATTTTAATCACCAGCGATACCATTGTTTGGTTTGAAAACAAAGCCTTGGGCAAACCCAAAGATTATGATGATGCCTTTCAAATGTTGAAATCCATGTCAGGCAAAACACATGAAGTCATTACTTCGGTTTGCTTTAAGACCATTCACAAAACAGAAACTGTTTTTGAAGTGACCAAAGTGACTTTTAATAAGCTTTCAGACGAAGCTATTCAGTATTATTTAGACCATTACAAACCCTTTGACAAAGCCGGCGCTTATGGCATCCAAGAATGGATTGGGCTTGTAGGTATAGCTAAAATAGAAGGTTCTTATACTAATGTTGTTGGATTACCAACGGATAAAGTCTATGCATATCTAACTAATTTATAA
- a CDS encoding KdsC family phosphatase produces MGKSYKEIMNDITTFILDVDGVLTDSSVHVTPTGEMLRIMNIRDGFAMKAAVESGYNVCIISGGNNEGVRIRLKNLGITDIHLASPDKVATFKEYIELYNIKPEQVLYMGDDIPDFHVMQLVGLPTCPQDASPEIKAISKYISHKNGGKGAVREVIEQVMKAQGKWHMYYNGKHD; encoded by the coding sequence ATGGGAAAAAGTTATAAGGAAATCATGAATGATATAACTACATTTATTTTGGATGTAGACGGCGTTTTAACCGACAGTTCGGTTCATGTGACACCAACGGGTGAAATGTTGAGAATTATGAATATCAGAGATGGTTTTGCCATGAAAGCGGCTGTAGAAAGTGGTTATAATGTATGCATCATTTCGGGTGGAAACAATGAAGGCGTTCGCATTCGACTGAAAAATCTAGGCATCACCGACATTCATTTGGCTTCGCCAGATAAAGTAGCTACTTTTAAAGAATACATCGAATTGTACAACATCAAACCCGAACAGGTTTTATATATGGGTGATGACATCCCCGATTTTCATGTGATGCAATTGGTAGGTTTACCAACCTGTCCGCAAGATGCCAGCCCGGAAATCAAAGCGATTTCCAAATACATTTCGCATAAAAACGGCGGCAAAGGCGCGGTTCGAGAAGTGATTGAACAGGTTATGAAAGCCCAAGGCAAATGGCATATGTACTATAACGGGAAACACGATTGA
- a CDS encoding ligand-binding sensor domain-containing protein, with protein sequence MLQKITFIAFLLGFTISLQSQNADYIFKNYDTQDGLCDNNINSILEDQKGFIWIGTREGLSRFDGAEFHNFYFAQNQANSESYSWLHNLDYNRILLLVNYKLSVLNTTNQTLSTVQHFKDQKIIGIKKLNANLFALNLSDHFILINNQLKKVGVIKLKGKIYNHIFIESLSDNRLIIGNCFDYYQYDLSTQKLSTMTINMKQYQRGNFGLFELKFVDVEDQKIYIGDYFSGLYVFDYKGKLLRQFKYPEVSSPNFITFLKDRQKALWIGTYKGINRLKNGKIEVIRHFDENDLSLKSDLTTSFLLDRNNNIWVGTNQGLSVYKSKSNSNVKKITITNPSELEINTIAFAGNELFAGSYLGKIYKINPETKKINVLNTEIQNWGIYPYNEKLYISGAHKNNEVWYYDLKTRLFSKAETLKKQFPITDIITLVFQHSNGDFWYSGNAGGGFVRKLAQNNKLITYYKDDKGNPLFASSYYSNVFEDADKNLWFGVNRSNLLLQWNYKTNTFKEINFNDYKEDKNYFIGGITGLKKDRSNFIWVSFEGGGIVKYNPRNHTIKNYNLSNGLNSNYIGDIEFDNQDRLWVLTSKGVGCLDTKTNIFYPMDIWNGFTDNPTNYSMLKMNSTTNKMWIGAKNKLYCFDPDIVLKEKRISTKIYLEYLRNNKINADISKHSFDFNPNENNLEFRLVAVDIETGKNLEYSYQLKGLSHQWHDIKSNRTIFFQKLKAGTYTFNARVRSKGSQEWIYLSKPYSFTIAEYWYQTWWFILLSSILFAMLVWYVIAFNFKKRLEKQKAVEEERNRIAADMHDDLGSGLTKITYLSQMALQKEDNKSLLTNIKNTSTELVESMSEIIWAMKEENNSWEELLSYIKLYAQEYCENNQLTVTFDYPDDQMNFKIIGEVRRHIFLSVKECLHNIVKHSEAKKVTITIQKNNFIIITIHDDGKGINSEQGKVLGGNGLKNIRQRMEKIKAQFDIQNNHGTTVLFKIPY encoded by the coding sequence ATGTTGCAAAAAATTACTTTCATAGCATTTCTATTAGGCTTTACTATATCGTTACAAAGTCAAAATGCCGATTATATTTTTAAAAATTACGACACCCAAGACGGTTTGTGTGACAACAACATCAACTCTATACTCGAAGACCAAAAAGGCTTTATCTGGATTGGCACCCGAGAAGGACTTAGTAGGTTTGACGGAGCAGAATTTCACAACTTTTATTTCGCACAAAACCAAGCCAACTCTGAAAGTTATTCCTGGTTGCACAATTTGGATTACAATAGGATACTGTTGTTGGTCAATTACAAATTATCTGTTCTAAACACCACAAATCAAACTCTTTCAACGGTACAGCATTTTAAGGACCAAAAAATCATTGGAATTAAAAAGCTCAATGCAAACCTCTTTGCTTTGAATCTTTCCGATCATTTTATTTTAATAAACAATCAACTTAAAAAAGTTGGGGTAATTAAACTAAAAGGTAAGATTTACAATCATATTTTTATCGAGAGTTTAAGTGACAATCGTCTCATAATAGGAAATTGTTTTGATTATTATCAGTACGATTTATCTACACAGAAACTCAGTACGATGACCATCAACATGAAACAGTATCAAAGAGGAAATTTTGGTCTTTTTGAATTAAAGTTTGTCGATGTCGAGGACCAAAAAATTTACATAGGGGATTATTTTTCCGGACTTTATGTTTTTGATTATAAAGGAAAATTACTTCGGCAGTTTAAATATCCCGAAGTATCATCGCCCAACTTCATCACTTTTCTGAAAGACCGCCAAAAAGCCTTATGGATAGGAACTTACAAAGGAATCAATCGATTAAAAAACGGTAAAATAGAGGTCATCAGGCACTTTGATGAAAATGATCTGTCACTCAAGAGTGATTTAACGACGAGCTTTTTATTGGATAGAAACAACAATATTTGGGTTGGCACCAATCAAGGATTGAGTGTTTACAAAAGCAAATCAAATTCTAATGTAAAAAAAATAACCATAACCAATCCTTCAGAATTAGAGATCAATACAATCGCTTTTGCTGGAAATGAATTGTTTGCCGGGAGCTATTTGGGTAAAATTTACAAAATCAATCCCGAAACCAAGAAAATTAATGTCTTAAATACAGAAATACAAAATTGGGGCATTTATCCCTACAATGAAAAACTCTACATTTCCGGTGCTCACAAGAATAATGAAGTTTGGTATTACGATCTTAAAACACGACTATTTTCAAAAGCAGAAACCTTAAAAAAACAGTTTCCCATCACCGATATAATTACCCTGGTTTTCCAACATTCCAATGGTGATTTTTGGTATAGTGGTAATGCCGGCGGCGGTTTTGTAAGGAAGTTGGCTCAAAATAACAAATTGATTACTTACTATAAAGATGACAAAGGCAATCCTTTGTTTGCTTCTTCTTATTATTCAAATGTTTTTGAAGATGCAGATAAAAATTTATGGTTTGGAGTGAATCGTTCCAATTTACTTCTGCAATGGAATTATAAAACAAATACTTTTAAAGAAATTAACTTTAATGATTACAAAGAAGACAAAAATTATTTCATCGGCGGAATCACCGGGTTAAAAAAAGATCGCTCTAATTTTATTTGGGTTTCTTTTGAAGGTGGCGGCATTGTCAAATATAATCCTCGCAATCATACTATTAAAAACTATAATTTGTCAAACGGTTTGAACAGCAATTACATTGGCGATATTGAATTTGACAACCAAGATAGATTGTGGGTTTTGACCAGTAAAGGCGTGGGTTGTTTAGATACGAAAACCAACATCTTCTACCCTATGGATATCTGGAATGGTTTTACAGACAATCCTACTAACTACAGTATGCTCAAAATGAATTCTACCACTAACAAAATGTGGATTGGAGCAAAAAATAAACTGTATTGTTTTGACCCTGATATTGTTTTGAAAGAGAAAAGAATATCAACCAAAATATATCTTGAGTACTTAAGAAACAATAAAATCAATGCTGATATAAGTAAGCATTCATTTGATTTTAACCCTAATGAGAACAATCTGGAATTCAGGTTGGTTGCTGTAGACATTGAAACCGGAAAAAATCTCGAATACAGTTACCAGCTCAAAGGCTTGAGCCATCAATGGCATGATATCAAATCAAATCGTACCATCTTTTTCCAAAAACTCAAAGCCGGAACTTACACCTTCAATGCTCGAGTGCGAAGTAAAGGCAGTCAAGAGTGGATTTACCTTTCAAAACCGTATTCCTTTACCATAGCGGAATACTGGTATCAAACTTGGTGGTTTATTTTGTTGTCATCGATACTGTTTGCGATGTTGGTTTGGTATGTCATTGCCTTTAACTTCAAAAAGAGATTAGAAAAACAAAAAGCCGTGGAAGAAGAGCGCAATCGAATCGCGGCTGATATGCACGATGACTTGGGCAGCGGTTTAACCAAAATTACTTATTTGAGTCAGATGGCGTTACAAAAAGAAGACAATAAATCGCTTTTGACTAATATCAAAAATACTTCTACCGAACTTGTGGAAAGCATGAGTGAAATTATTTGGGCTATGAAAGAGGAAAACAACAGCTGGGAAGAATTGCTTTCTTACATCAAACTCTATGCGCAAGAATACTGCGAAAACAACCAACTTACAGTAACTTTTGATTACCCTGATGACCAAATGAATTTCAAAATTATAGGTGAAGTAAGACGGCATATCTTCTTGTCAGTCAAGGAATGTTTGCACAATATTGTAAAACATTCCGAAGCAAAAAAAGTAACGATAACTATTCAAAAAAACAACTTCATCATTATCACAATTCACGATGACGGCAAAGGAATAAACTCAGAACAAGGAAAAGTTTTGGGTGGTAATGGCTTAAAAAACATTCGGCAAAGAATGGAAAAAATCAAGGCACAGTTTGATATCCAAAATAACCACGGAACTACCGTTTTGTTTAAAATTCCCTATTAA
- a CDS encoding Rossmann-like and DUF2520 domain-containing protein, producing MISVSIIGSGNVAHHLITAFKAASEIKLVQVLTRQKSSLTHLLDSEIIITDFDSLQTVDLLIIAVSDDAIANVSNQIPFQNQLVVHTSGSVNIEALNDKNRKGVFYPLQTFSKSKAVDFKSVPICLEAQSESDHQTLETVAKSISEVIYQVNSEQRKALHVAAVFVSNFVNHMYQMGNEICTENQLSFDILKPLIQETANKILTLSPKEAQTGPAKRNDTQTINSHLSFLTDENQKEIYKLLTKSIIDHGKKL from the coding sequence ATGATATCAGTCAGTATAATCGGTTCCGGAAATGTAGCCCATCACTTGATTACTGCTTTTAAAGCAGCATCGGAAATCAAGCTAGTTCAGGTACTTACTCGTCAAAAAAGTAGTCTCACTCACCTACTCGATTCCGAAATCATTATCACCGATTTCGATTCTCTTCAAACCGTTGATTTGCTTATCATTGCAGTTAGTGATGATGCTATTGCTAACGTTTCTAATCAAATTCCTTTTCAAAATCAATTGGTAGTGCATACTTCAGGAAGTGTGAATATTGAGGCTTTAAATGATAAAAATAGAAAAGGTGTTTTTTATCCGTTACAAACCTTTTCTAAGTCAAAAGCAGTCGATTTTAAAAGTGTTCCGATTTGTTTGGAAGCCCAAAGTGAAAGTGATCACCAAACTCTTGAAACCGTTGCAAAATCAATCTCTGAGGTTATTTACCAAGTCAATTCCGAACAAAGAAAAGCTTTGCACGTAGCGGCCGTTTTTGTCTCAAATTTTGTCAATCATATGTACCAAATGGGGAACGAAATTTGTACCGAGAACCAATTATCTTTTGATATTTTGAAACCTTTGATTCAAGAAACGGCGAATAAAATTTTGACGCTTTCACCCAAAGAAGCCCAAACCGGTCCGGCCAAAAGAAACGATACCCAAACCATCAATAGTCATCTGTCCTTTTTAACCGATGAAAACCAAAAAGAAATCTATAAATTGCTAACCAAATCTATAATCGACCATGGGAAAAAGTTATAA
- a CDS encoding mechanosensitive ion channel domain-containing protein, producing the protein MNFFEYYLKEEIATGLVILIVVLLRIMVTKAVKRYSRSHTGIEKRTNLVIKYIHLLISILAVISLIVIWGVQKNDILITLSSIATVVGVAMFAQWSILSNITSGIILFFSFPFKIGDIIKVHDKDFPFEGEIIDINAFHTDLITKDGELMVYPNNLLLQKGISIVKPKFEDKEFTD; encoded by the coding sequence ATGAACTTTTTTGAATACTACTTAAAAGAAGAAATCGCTACCGGATTGGTAATTCTTATTGTGGTTCTTTTACGAATAATGGTAACCAAAGCGGTGAAAAGATATTCAAGATCACATACGGGTATAGAAAAAAGAACCAATTTAGTCATCAAATACATTCACTTACTCATTAGCATTTTAGCCGTCATTTCGTTGATTGTAATTTGGGGCGTACAAAAGAATGACATCCTAATTACATTATCTTCCATTGCAACAGTGGTTGGTGTAGCCATGTTTGCCCAATGGTCCATCCTAAGTAACATTACTTCCGGTATTATTTTATTTTTTTCTTTTCCTTTTAAAATTGGCGACATCATTAAAGTACATGACAAAGATTTTCCTTTCGAAGGCGAAATTATTGATATTAATGCTTTTCATACGGACCTAATCACCAAAGACGGTGAACTCATGGTTTATCCCAATAACCTCTTACTGCAAAAAGGAATTTCCATTGTTAAGCCTAAGTTCGAAGACAAAGAATTCACCGATTAG
- a CDS encoding tail fiber domain-containing protein, which produces MKNLFTIILYFICLNGVYSQVGIGTTTPNAALDIKSSNAANPSNTDGLLIPRVNTFPAVIPTAAQHGMLIFLTTAFGSLESGFYYWDGPTSTWKSVGGDKGWGLTGNSGTNNASNFIGTTDDTDFRFKRNNVLAGQVTLYNTSFGNNSLNVTTTGFQNSVFGNNSLSALTSGNYNTAVGSNSLTNITSGSGNTGVGFGALNSGSVFNNNTAVGMGSLGSNLTGIDNSAVGTESLFNNDNGSFNTSVGNESMKNNVSGSFNTAVGSKTLYNSISDFNSAFGAYSLFANTIGNRNTAFGAQSLTSNATGNFNTMIGFNAGYNNTGGHGNTALGSQTLVNNTIGINNVAIGSSTLNSTTGSGNTGLGSYSLGSLTIGNSNTAVGADSMSNLTSGYNNTAIGAAAQVPINTGNDQLSIANVIYGKDMSNITSGKIGIGLTTPYAKLQIAPSDANSPDITDGIIIPRVNTLPFSNPTAAQNGMMLYLTTTSGSSQPGFYYWDNATVSWKPVGEKGWGLTGNSGTNAFMNFIGTIDDVDVVFKRFSYRSGRISPSETSFGYQTLQVSNGNSNSAFGAFSLRQNSTGVSNTSIGNTSLTNNTTGNYNNAFGHNSLRFNTAGNRNLAFGYASLDYNFLGSDNIGIGYMTLNSNVTGNSNIAIGSNALENTTSSGLIAIGHESMSSNNAGSFNTAVGYRSLKFNNTGLRNLAFGYESMTNNTSGTDNIAIGHRTLFTNTTGSSNIAIGSFALENSNLANAYNIAIGQEAQNINTSGIRNTSIGFRAMKMNVSGTDNLAIGFESLTTNTNGNENTAIGNKSLRLNTSGTGNTATGFNSMVNATTANYNTSHGAYSLVANFTGNNNTAIGYGTMQNNFHANDNTAVGFKALVFSSGSSNTSIGSSSLISNTGGDENTAVGVNSLYQNTMGSKNTSLGYNSLNANQAGNENTALGYNCNLANSNLTNATAIGSKAYVGQSNSLVLGSINGVNGATSNVNVGIGTATPAYRLDLGTGTFGFGNGNVRTETRDNAGLQGNAGAQSGFFETVSPTNYPSGASSWWHLIDVRHSNSTNNYAMQIAGSFFDQEIWFRKTNGSASTAWTRFLTGNSGWTTTGNSGTTAGTNFIGTTDNVDLVFKRWNTTAGRISTTNIAFGINANLSNTTGTYNSSLGYNAMYSNQSGVNNTAIGYNSMYSNVSGWDNTAVGFYALNNSTGSYNTALGKGALTNVTTGSNNLGLGDTAQVPNATGNDQIRLGNIFIGYLGCQVGLSITSDKRWKSDIISSNLGLDFIKKLNPVSYFRSNDKLRRLEYGFIAQEVEEALVSSGITYSGILTKDDDGYYSLRYNDLIAPMTKAIQEQQKIIESQEAKIQSLEDRLKALEEKINK; this is translated from the coding sequence ATGAAAAACCTATTCACAATTATTTTGTACTTCATTTGTTTAAATGGAGTCTATTCCCAAGTCGGCATCGGCACCACCACTCCCAATGCTGCCTTAGACATTAAATCGAGTAATGCTGCCAATCCCAGCAATACGGATGGACTGTTAATTCCGAGAGTAAATACTTTTCCGGCCGTTATCCCTACGGCAGCGCAACACGGGATGCTGATTTTCTTGACTACTGCTTTTGGTTCATTAGAATCCGGATTTTACTATTGGGACGGACCAACAAGCACCTGGAAAAGCGTAGGTGGTGATAAAGGTTGGGGATTAACCGGAAATTCGGGAACGAACAACGCATCAAACTTCATTGGAACCACAGATGATACTGATTTCAGATTCAAAAGAAATAATGTTTTGGCCGGACAAGTAACATTGTACAACACTTCTTTCGGGAACAACAGCTTGAATGTAACTACAACGGGATTTCAAAATTCTGTTTTTGGAAACAATTCGCTTTCAGCGCTAACCTCAGGAAATTATAACACCGCAGTTGGTAGTAATTCATTAACCAACATTACTTCAGGTTCAGGAAATACGGGAGTAGGCTTTGGTGCTTTGAATTCAGGTTCGGTATTCAATAATAATACTGCAGTAGGAATGGGTTCATTAGGCTCTAATCTTACAGGTATCGACAATAGTGCGGTTGGGACAGAATCTTTGTTTAATAATGATAATGGTTCCTTCAACACATCGGTAGGAAATGAAAGTATGAAAAACAATGTCTCAGGTTCATTTAATACTGCGGTTGGAAGCAAGACCTTATACAATAGCATTAGTGATTTTAATAGTGCTTTTGGAGCTTATTCCCTTTTTGCTAATACCATCGGAAACAGAAATACCGCTTTTGGGGCACAATCACTCACTTCTAACGCAACCGGGAATTTTAATACAATGATCGGATTTAATGCCGGTTATAACAATACCGGTGGGCATGGTAATACAGCTCTTGGAAGTCAAACGCTTGTGAATAATACCATTGGAATAAACAATGTAGCTATTGGATCTAGCACTCTAAATTCAACTACCGGCTCAGGAAATACTGGACTTGGATCATATTCATTAGGCAGCTTAACTATTGGAAACAGCAATACCGCAGTTGGAGCGGATTCAATGAGTAATTTAACTTCCGGCTACAACAACACTGCCATTGGCGCTGCTGCACAAGTTCCTATTAATACGGGAAATGATCAATTATCTATTGCCAATGTTATTTATGGTAAAGATATGAGTAATATTACTTCTGGTAAAATTGGTATCGGACTAACGACCCCGTATGCTAAACTCCAAATTGCACCTTCAGATGCCAACTCACCTGACATTACTGACGGAATAATTATTCCAAGAGTAAATACTTTGCCGTTCAGTAATCCAACAGCTGCCCAAAACGGAATGATGTTGTATTTGACTACCACATCGGGATCTTCACAACCCGGATTTTATTATTGGGATAATGCAACTGTAAGTTGGAAACCTGTAGGTGAAAAAGGTTGGGGATTAACCGGTAATTCGGGGACGAATGCATTTATGAACTTCATAGGAACTATTGATGATGTTGATGTAGTTTTCAAGAGATTTAGCTATCGTTCCGGACGAATTTCGCCTTCAGAAACTTCCTTTGGATATCAAACACTTCAAGTCTCTAATGGAAATAGCAACAGCGCTTTTGGTGCCTTTTCACTTAGGCAGAACTCTACTGGAGTGTCCAATACTAGTATAGGTAATACTTCTTTAACAAATAATACTACAGGGAATTATAATAATGCTTTTGGTCACAATTCTTTGCGTTTTAATACTGCTGGCAACCGTAATTTGGCTTTTGGCTATGCTTCCCTAGATTATAACTTTTTAGGATCCGATAATATAGGCATAGGCTATATGACATTAAACTCAAATGTAACAGGAAACAGTAATATTGCAATCGGAAGTAACGCACTAGAAAATACCACAAGCAGTGGTTTAATCGCTATAGGTCATGAGTCTATGAGTTCAAACAATGCTGGGTCATTTAATACTGCAGTGGGATATCGTTCCTTAAAGTTTAACAATACTGGATTACGTAATTTAGCTTTTGGATATGAGTCAATGACTAATAATACATCAGGTACAGACAATATTGCTATTGGACATCGAACTTTATTTACAAACACCACGGGAAGTTCAAATATAGCTATAGGAAGTTTCGCTCTTGAAAATAGCAACTTAGCCAATGCTTACAATATAGCTATAGGACAAGAAGCCCAAAATATCAATACAAGCGGAATCCGAAATACAAGTATTGGATTTAGGGCTATGAAAATGAATGTTTCCGGAACAGATAATTTAGCCATCGGATTTGAATCCTTAACAACAAACACTAACGGGAATGAAAATACTGCTATAGGAAATAAATCTCTTAGATTAAACACTAGCGGAACAGGTAACACCGCAACTGGTTTTAATTCCATGGTAAATGCAACAACAGCAAATTACAATACGAGTCATGGAGCTTATAGTTTAGTGGCTAATTTCACAGGAAATAATAATACTGCTATTGGATATGGAACTATGCAAAATAATTTTCATGCAAATGATAATACAGCTGTTGGATTTAAAGCTTTAGTTTTTAGTTCGGGTTCGAGCAATACCTCTATTGGATCTTCATCTCTTATTTCTAATACAGGAGGAGATGAAAACACTGCGGTTGGAGTAAATTCTTTATACCAGAATACTATGGGTTCAAAAAATACCTCTTTAGGTTATAATTCTTTAAATGCAAACCAGGCAGGAAATGAAAATACGGCTTTGGGTTATAATTGTAATTTAGCTAATTCTAATTTAACCAACGCCACTGCCATAGGATCCAAGGCCTATGTTGGCCAGAGTAACTCTTTAGTGTTGGGTAGTATAAATGGTGTGAATGGAGCAACCAGTAATGTTAACGTCGGCATTGGTACAGCAACACCTGCCTATCGATTGGATTTAGGTACCGGTACTTTTGGATTCGGAAATGGTAATGTAAGAACAGAAACCCGAGACAATGCAGGATTACAAGGAAATGCAGGAGCACAATCCGGTTTTTTTGAAACAGTATCGCCAACAAATTACCCTTCAGGCGCGAGTTCATGGTGGCATTTGATTGATGTTAGACACAGCAATTCAACAAACAATTATGCCATGCAAATTGCCGGTAGTTTCTTTGATCAAGAGATTTGGTTCCGAAAAACAAACGGTTCGGCCTCTACGGCTTGGACGAGATTTTTAACCGGAAATTCGGGCTGGACTACTACCGGAAACAGCGGTACCACAGCGGGAACCAATTTCATAGGCACTACCGACAATGTTGATTTGGTTTTTAAAAGATGGAATACCACAGCCGGACGAATAAGCACTACCAATATTGCTTTTGGTATCAATGCCAATCTTTCCAATACAACCGGAACTTATAATTCAAGTTTAGGTTATAACGCCATGTACTCTAATCAAAGTGGTGTCAATAATACTGCCATTGGTTACAACAGCATGTACAGTAATGTTTCCGGTTGGGATAATACTGCCGTTGGTTTTTATGCTTTAAATAATAGTACCGGAAGTTACAATACCGCTTTGGGTAAAGGCGCTTTGACGAATGTAACTACAGGCTCCAATAATCTTGGCTTAGGCGATACCGCTCAAGTTCCCAATGCAACCGGTAATGACCAAATTCGTTTAGGAAACATTTTTATTGGTTATTTAGGTTGTCAAGTTGGGCTTTCCATTACTTCAGACAAACGATGGAAATCGGATATCATATCTTCTAACTTAGGATTGGACTTTATTAAAAAACTCAATCCCGTTTCCTATTTCCGTTCCAATGACAAACTCAGAAGATTAGAATACGGTTTTATTGCACAAGAGGTAGAAGAAGCCTTAGTGTCATCAGGCATAACTTATTCCGGAATCTTGACCAAAGACGATGACGGTTATTACAGTTTACGTTATAACGATTTGATTGCACCAATGACCAAAGCCATACAAGAACAGCAAAAAATCATTGAATCTCAGGAAGCTAAAATCCAATCTTTGGAAGATAGATTGAAAGCATTAGAAGAAAAAATAAACAAATAG
- a CDS encoding geranylgeranylglycerol-phosphate geranylgeranyltransferase, whose amino-acid sequence MNFLRLIRYQNLLLLAFMQLIFRYGFLKHEAIYLFLNDFQYGLLVLSTLMIAGAGYIINDVMDQETDSENKPFKMVIGKGISEAMAYNIYFALNVTGVGIGFYLSNTIQKPTFAGIFIIIVTLLYLYATTFKRMLLIGNIIVAFLLAISILIIGVYDLLPLTFENNQKEMGVYFSLLLDYALFAFIINFIREIVKDMEDVNGDYNQGMNTLPIAIGVSRTAKVVFGLGIIATLILLWYINTYLMENHLYYAVVYALLFVVGPMIFFVIKIWNAKSKKNFHLLSSVLKWVILFGILSILVINLNIKNNA is encoded by the coding sequence ATGAACTTTTTAAGATTAATTAGATACCAAAACCTACTTCTACTCGCTTTTATGCAATTGATTTTCCGATACGGATTTCTGAAGCATGAAGCTATTTATTTGTTTTTAAATGATTTTCAATACGGTTTATTAGTTTTATCGACTCTGATGATTGCCGGAGCCGGTTATATCATTAATGATGTAATGGACCAAGAAACCGATAGCGAAAACAAACCTTTCAAAATGGTCATTGGCAAAGGTATCTCGGAAGCTATGGCTTATAATATTTATTTTGCTTTAAATGTCACCGGTGTCGGGATTGGTTTTTATCTGTCGAATACTATTCAAAAACCCACATTCGCCGGGATTTTTATCATCATCGTTACTTTGTTGTATTTGTACGCTACGACCTTTAAAAGAATGTTGTTGATTGGCAATATCATCGTGGCGTTTCTCTTAGCCATTAGTATTTTAATTATTGGCGTATACGATTTATTACCACTTACTTTTGAAAACAATCAGAAGGAAATGGGCGTGTATTTTTCATTGCTTTTAGATTATGCTTTGTTTGCTTTTATCATTAATTTTATTAGAGAAATTGTTAAAGACATGGAAGATGTAAATGGTGATTACAATCAAGGAATGAATACTTTACCAATTGCCATAGGTGTTAGCCGAACAGCCAAAGTGGTTTTCGGACTCGGAATTATAGCAACACTGATTTTACTTTGGTACATCAATACTTATTTGATGGAAAACCATCTCTATTATGCTGTGGTTTATGCCTTACTTTTTGTGGTTGGTCCAATGATCTTCTTTGTAATTAAAATTTGGAACGCCAAGTCTAAAAAGAATTTTCATTTGTTAAGTTCGGTGTTAAAGTGGGTTATCTTGTTCGGAATATTGTCTATTTTAGTCATCAATTTGAACATTAAAAACAATGCTTAG